The genomic DNA GGTATCGGGTTCGCCGTGCCCTCCAACATGGCCCGCCATGTGGTGTCCCAGTTGCTGACCAGCGGGAAAGTTCGCAGGGGATACCTGGGGATCTCCGGGAGGCCGCGCCCCCTGCCAAGGCGCGTCGTGCGGTTTTTCAACTTGTCCCGGGAGTCCGGCGTGGAAGTGGTTTCCCTCTCCTCCGGGGGGCCGGCGGAGGCGGGCGGAGTTCTGCCCGGAGACGTCGTGGTGGCAATGAACGGCCTTCCCGTGCAAAGCGTGGACGACCTCCACCGTCTCCTCTCCGAGGTGGATGTCGGGAGCCTGATACGCCTCGAGGTGTTGAGGGGAACCGAACGGTTGACCGTGGAGATCGAGGCGGGGGAGGCGGCGGTGTGACCCTCGGAAACAACGAGGACGATATCGGTCTGTCGGAGCGTGATGACCATCGAACGCCATAGCGCAAACATGGTCCACCCGGCTGCGAAGAGAAGCCACCAAACCATGCCTTTCCCCTGAATATCCCGGCGGTTGAGTGTTATGCCCCCGAAGGGAATTTCCAGGGATCCCGCCTGTTCCCTCCCGATTCGAAATGGACCATGATTCGGGTCGGATTTCACCGGGGCGCGGATCCGGGAGGGCGCCATCCGGACGAGCGCGACGGGGTGGATCCGGGGCGAGCGGATGCGGGTCATCGTTGATGGTACGATGGACCATGTCCCGCAATGTCCTCGTGATCGAAGACGACAAGGATATCGCCCGCCTGCTGGACCTCCATCTCCGGGACGAGGGATATTCGGTGGCCGTCGCATCCGACGGGAAGACGGGTCTGGCACAGGCCCTCTCGAAGCCCTTCGACATCGTCATCCTGGACCTCATCCTCCCCGGGATGGATGGGCTGGAGGTGTGCCGGGGGATTCGAAACCGGAAGGACTACACTCCCATCCTGATGCTTACCGCGAAATCGACGGATGTGGACCGGATCGTGGGGCTGGAGATGGGGGCGGACGACTACCTCACGAAACCGTTCAACGTCCGCGAGCTCCTGGCGAGGGTGAAGGCCCTTTTCCGCAGGGTGGAAGCGCTTCGCGCGAAGGATCCGGCGGCGCCGCAGAGGAAGATCGAATCGGGCGACCTGGTGATCGACCCGGAGAAACGGAGGGTGACCGTTCAGGGGAGCCCCGTGCATGTCACCGCGCGGGAATTCGACCTTTTGCTGGAATTCGCCCGCCATCCCGGCCGGGTGTACACACGGGCCCAGCTCCTGGACAAGGTCTGGGGGTACAGCTATCAAGGGTACGAACACACCGTGAACTCCCACATCAACCGGTTGCGGGAAAAGATCGAGAAGAACCCGGCCAAGCCCCGTTACATCCTGACGGTGCGAGGGGCCGGCTACCTCTTCGCCGAGCCCGGGGAACGGGAAACGGGGTAGCCGATGTTCCGGACGCTCTACGGGAAGCTCTCCGCCGTCCTGGCGCTCCTCTTCTTCGGAATCGGGATCCTCTTCGTCCTGCTCACCCTCTTCACGACGCGCGTCCACCTCCAGGAGATGACCCAGAAGCTCAACCGTTCCCTCGCCCGGCATATCGCCGCCGAGAACCCGCTGATCGAGGAGGGGCGCGTCCAGGATCTCGCGATCCGGGAGGTCTTCCACATGCTGATGGCTGTCCATCCCGGCATCGAGGTCTACCTCCTCGACAAGGAAGGGGGGATTCTCTCCTACTCCGCCCCCCCCGGGAAGGTGAAACTCGACCGGGTGTCGCTGGCGCCCCTTCGGCAGTTCCTGGCCGGGCAGGACACCTTCCCCATCCTGGGGGACGACCCGCGCAGCCCCGAGCGGAGGAATGTTTTCTCCGTCGCGCCGGTGCCCGTGGAGGGGCCGGTGGAAGGGTATCTCTACGTGATCCTGAGCGGCGAGGAGTTCGAAACGGTCTCCCGGATGCTCCAGGGGAGCTACATCGTGCGTCTTTCCGCCTGGGCTGCCGCCGGCGGGGTTCTCTTCGCGCTGTTGACCGGCCTGCTCCTCTTCTCCCGGCTCACTTACCGGCACCGCAAGCTCGCCATGGCGGTGGAGGAGTTCCAGCGAAGCGGGTTCTCCGACCCCCCCGGGATCGAGGGACGGTTCGCCGTCGGCAAGGGGGACGAGATCGAGCGGCTGGGGGCCGCCTTCGCGGAGATGGCGGAGCGGATCGTCCGGCAGATCCGGGAACTGCGGGAGGCCGACCGCCTTCGGCGGGAGCTGTTGACCCACGTTTCCCACGACCTGCGTACCCCGCTGACCTCCCTGCAGGGGTATCTCGAAACGCTCTCCCTCAAGGAGGGCGGGCTTTCCCCCGAGGAGCGGAAGGAGTATCTGAGGACCGCCGTGGGACACTGCCGGCGGCTCTCCACACTGGTCTCCGAGCTGTTCGAGCTGGCCACGCTCGATTCGCCGGATGTCGCGGTCCGCAAGGAACGGTTTTCGCTGGGCGACCTGGTCCAGGACATCCTGCAGAAGTTCCGGCTCGACGCGGAGGATAAAAGGATCCGTCTGTCCATGCGGATCGCGGAGGGGATCCCGTTCGCCTTCGCCGACATCGGCCTGATCGAGCGGGTTCTGCAGAACCTGGTCGGCAACGCCCTGCGGCACACCCCGGAAGGAGGGGAGATCGCCATCGAGGCGGAGGGGAAGGAGGCAGGGGTGACCGTCCGGGTCTCGGACACCGGATGCGGGATCCCCCGCGAACGTCTTTCCCGCCTGCTCGATCCCGTGGCGGGAAGATACGCCTACGCGGGGAAGGACGGGGAGGAGGCCGGGCTGGGCCTGGTCATCGCCCGCAGGATCCTCGAACTGCACGGAAGCGATCTTTCGGCCGAAAGCGCGGTCGGCGCCGGGTCGACGTTCGAATTCACCCTGCCGGCCGGCCGGCCGGGGGAATAAGCGCAGCCCCTACGCCCGAGCGGAACCGCACCTTCGTCCACCATCGCTTACCGTCGCATGTC from Deltaproteobacteria bacterium RBG_16_64_85 includes the following:
- a CDS encoding DNA-binding response regulator; the protein is MSRNVLVIEDDKDIARLLDLHLRDEGYSVAVASDGKTGLAQALSKPFDIVILDLILPGMDGLEVCRGIRNRKDYTPILMLTAKSTDVDRIVGLEMGADDYLTKPFNVRELLARVKALFRRVEALRAKDPAAPQRKIESGDLVIDPEKRRVTVQGSPVHVTAREFDLLLEFARHPGRVYTRAQLLDKVWGYSYQGYEHTVNSHINRLREKIEKNPAKPRYILTVRGAGYLFAEPGERETG